A DNA window from Hydra vulgaris chromosome 13, alternate assembly HydraT2T_AEP contains the following coding sequences:
- the LOC124815598 gene encoding uncharacterized protein LOC124815598 isoform X2, translating to MMRKLLFCAVIILFVTSIEKEQKAEECPNLIFQRTKVSQNECKSDKECRKDYCCVKNKRCQGSCQPTKKENQRCQEETEANKTTCGCSYGFECLKDGTGGSFCKKTLKDPEEHTEVKKKKVNFNKIKRVKRN from the exons atgatgagaaaacttttattttgtgctgtaataattttattt GTGACTTCCATTGAAAAAGAACAGAAAGCGGAAGAATGtccaaatttaatatttcaacgCACTAAG GTTTCGCAAAATGAATGCAAATCTGACAAAGAATGTAGAAAAGATTACTGCTGCGTAAAAAATAAACGGTGTCAAGGTAGTTGCCAACCAACAAAAAAGGAAAACCAACGATGTCAAGAAGAAACTGAAGCAAATAAG ACAACATGTGGATGTTCTTATGGTTTCGAGTGTTTAAAAGATGGAACTGGAGGTAGCTTTTGTAAAAAGACGCTTAAAGATCCAGAAGAACATACTGaagtaaagaagaaaaaagttaattttaataaaataaagagagTCAAAAGAAATTAA
- the LOC124815598 gene encoding uncharacterized protein LOC124815598 isoform X3: MMRKLLFCAVIILFVTSIEKEQKAEECPNLIFQRTKVSQNECKSDKECRKDYCCVKNKRCQGSCQPTKKENQRCQEETEANKIL, from the exons atgatgagaaaacttttattttgtgctgtaataattttattt GTGACTTCCATTGAAAAAGAACAGAAAGCGGAAGAATGtccaaatttaatatttcaacgCACTAAG GTTTCGCAAAATGAATGCAAATCTGACAAAGAATGTAGAAAAGATTACTGCTGCGTAAAAAATAAACGGTGTCAAGGTAGTTGCCAACCAACAAAAAAGGAAAACCAACGATGTCAAGAAGAAACTGAAGCAAATAAG ATCCTGTAA